The sequence CCGGAAACCGACCGCTTTTTTTTGAGGGGAACGGGCGCTATTCGATGTACTCGATGGCCGTTATCTCGGCCTCGAAGGACCACTGGTTCTCGTCGCCCAGGCCGTTGTTCATGTAGTAGGAGGGGTCACCCTCGAGGTCGGCCAGGGAGCGCTGGGTCATGGTCGGGGCATCGGCGGAGCTGTCCAGCACGGAGAGGGATCCGGAGCGGAAAGCGATGGGGGCTTCCGCGCCCTCCTCACCCGAGGTGTCCTTGACGCCGGCGGCCAGCCAGACGGTCTCGCCCGTCCCGGCGGCCTCCTCGAGGCGGGCGAGCTGGCGGGCGTCGGTGACCGGTATCCAGTACACCTGATCGCCCTGGCGGACCTGGATGCGCGCCTGGGTGTGGCCCATGTCGTAGGTGACGCCTGAGCGACTGGCCACGTTGGACTGGACCACCTGGGTCACCAGCTTGTCGAGGTTGTTGTCCACACTCGTCTCGGTGCCGGAGACGGAGCCGGTGTACGCCCTCTCGGCCGCCTTGATATCGGCCCGGTCCCGTGTGTCGTCGGAAACCGAGGTCGGGGAAGCGGTAACGCCGCCGACGGCGCCGCCCGAGTGGTACGCCTCGGTATCCTTGTCCACCTCGCCCGCATCGAAAGCCTCCTCGGCCACGGTGGCCCGGGTCACGCCGATGTCGAACACCGATGTGTCCTCGTCTATGACGCCCGAATCCGCGAGCTCCCGGTGGACCGCCTCCTCATCGTAGACGTGGTCGCCCTCGTAGATGTAGCTCGCCACGCGGCCCGAGTCGTCCACGTAGGTCTTGCGGTAGGACAGGTACTCGAAGGAGCCGTTGGTCCCGAAGGCCACCTGCTTGAAGGAGTTCTCGCCGTAGGTGGAGAGGCCGGAGCAGCCGATGGCGAAGATGGAGATGCCCCGGTCGTTGGCGTCCTCCACCGCGTCTTCCAGTGTGTAGAACTCGTCGGGGTACTCGTGGGGGCCGGCGTCGCCCAGAAGGAAGGCGAGCTTGGTCACCTCGCGGTCGGAGTCCCAGGAAAGCTCGTTGATGCCGTCGTCCAGGGCGCGGAAAACACTCTCCGGCTCGTCGCCGCCGCCGCCGGCGTAGATGGCGTCTATGGCATCCTGGATCGCGAGGACGTCGTAGTTGAAGTCGGTGAGCTGGGTCACGTACGCGTCGCCCCGGTCGCGGTACTCGACGATGGCGAAGCGCACCGCGGGGGACGGGGTGCCCTGGGCGATGTTCACGGCGATTTTGCGCATCTCCTGCTTGACCACCTCGATCTCGTCGCCCATGGAGCCGGTGGTGTCCACGAAGAAGGCCACGTCCACGCGCGGCGCGCCGGAG comes from bacterium and encodes:
- a CDS encoding CsgG/HfaB family protein, with amino-acid sequence MRNALLFVLLGFLALPVLAGVRIGVLYFDVAAPDDTYDYLSTGMAEMLMTDLANQPDMTVVERERLDEVLAEHSLSGSGITDPVTAVELGRILGLDLMVMGSLTVVEGSMRLDAQVLFVESGEIAGGVRAETTDSGGVFEMVDLVSHQLVDKIRSLRYGVGYTPVLFVDPNSGAPRVDVAFFVDTTGSMGDEIEVVKQEMRKIAVNIAQGTPSPAVRFAIVEYRDRGDAYVTQLTDFNYDVLAIQDAIDAIYAGGGGDEPESVFRALDDGINELSWDSDREVTKLAFLLGDAGPHEYPDEFYTLEDAVEDANDRGISIFAIGCSGLSTYGENSFKQVAFGTNGSFEYLSYRKTYVDDSGRVASYIYEGDHVYDEEAVHRELADSGVIDEDTSVFDIGVTRATVAEEAFDAGEVDKDTEAYHSGGAVGGVTASPTSVSDDTRDRADIKAAERAYTGSVSGTETSVDNNLDKLVTQVVQSNVASRSGVTYDMGHTQARIQVRQGDQVYWIPVTDARQLARLEEAAGTGETVWLAAGVKDTSGEEGAEAPIAFRSGSLSVLDSSADAPTMTQRSLADLEGDPSYYMNNGLGDENQWSFEAEITAIEYIE